The window TGATAATGATTAATAAGACCATAAAAAAGCTTATGAAATATGTCAAAAGTTTTAATTAAATGAAAAGACAATAATGTTAATTATGAATAAATCAGTTTTTGTACCTGGACACATTACAGGATTTTTCAATATTGAAAACCATGAAGTGCGTTTAAAGAATGGGTCTTGTGGAGCAGGGTTTTTGCTCTCTCAGGGTGTTAGGACTACAATATCTCCTGCAGACAAGTTGACTTTTGATGTTAATCAGGGTGATGAAACAGTAATCAAAGAAGTTTTAAACATCCTTGAGATTGATGATGCCTTTAAAATCACACAGGACATACAGCTTCCGATTGGTGCAGGCTTTGGAACATCTGCAGCATCTGCATTAAGTTTAACATTGGCCATTAATGAATTTCTCAATCTGGGATATTCTAAAGAGTTATGTGGTCAGATTGCACATATGGCTGAAGTGAATTTGGGTGCAGGTTTAGGAGATGTAATAGCTCAAACAGGAAATGGGCTGGTTTTAAGAACAAAGCCTGGTGCTCCGGGAATTGGTGAGATTAAATCATTTAATCATGATGTATATATAGCATGGAAAACTTTTGGCGGGATAGAAACATCAGAAATTATCCGGAATT is drawn from uncultured Methanobrevibacter sp. and contains these coding sequences:
- a CDS encoding pantoate kinase; translated protein: MNKSVFVPGHITGFFNIENHEVRLKNGSCGAGFLLSQGVRTTISPADKLTFDVNQGDETVIKEVLNILEIDDAFKITQDIQLPIGAGFGTSAASALSLTLAINEFLNLGYSKELCGQIAHMAEVNLGAGLGDVIAQTGNGLVLRTKPGAPGIGEIKSFNHDVYIAWKTFGGIETSEIIRNSRYHNIISSSGSKYLELFEDEPTLENFLAFSNRFSHEINLMSDDVKKLVDYFNSSSDILGSSMAMLGNTAFAFAYDEDAFKSLNIENLHIDKLNNIGITYD